The following proteins are encoded in a genomic region of Bacillus sp. Marseille-Q1617:
- a CDS encoding DUF294 nucleotidyltransferase-like domain-containing protein, with protein sequence MEQHELLEIIKNVYPFDLLTEDQLSYIISGSKYTTFKKGEFLFHEDETLEELDIYFLVSGLAKNVLHRTSGKQYSLRFYYPGDLIGIMIMLTSGEMTFSVQAMEDCNVFRIQKQRLLDIMTKNNDFSKIVFESIGNRMKTLYDEIKSKSSDNDEENISLFRTKVHTLMDFPTFIGEDDTILQAAQLMKERNTYGLVTVDTNGKMKGILTQREILSYLTEPAGSEKVQDWMKRNPFWIRDESFAYEALSYFKHEEVDFVPIIRNDSVVGVLTSSSFLNIQDSNYLDLSYRIQKAVSKEELVQLATVKSETFQQFIGDLLLQDSPGYDVCEVISNYNDRLHRKIIQLTEKEMREEGFGRAPINYCFIVMGSQGRSEQGFHTDQDNGIILDDYSHLSDTKRVDTYFQAFTEKLNHKLAACGFPECTGGIMAKEQKWKRSYTDWKKAIDEWLHEMDAQEVQNTTMFYDFRPIYGDYSIAEEIRNYLAEKSKRSLNMQQLLRKDALRFKLPVGPLGRVNLKPKNHLFNIKKSGLLQIVNMIRIHSVKYGVKEVNTIKRVNALKNMQAFHPRDAENVKMAMHILLSLRTKQNLKELKEGKLLSNDIDVRELSKEERQRLKEAIQIANRLQQVMEISFNRNRVV encoded by the coding sequence TTGGAGCAGCATGAACTTTTAGAGATCATCAAAAACGTGTATCCGTTTGATTTGCTGACAGAAGACCAATTAAGCTATATTATTTCGGGTTCAAAATATACTACATTCAAAAAAGGTGAATTCCTTTTCCATGAAGATGAAACACTTGAAGAACTTGACATATATTTCCTTGTTTCTGGCCTGGCTAAAAATGTCCTTCACCGGACAAGCGGTAAGCAATATTCTTTAAGATTTTATTACCCGGGTGACCTGATTGGGATTATGATCATGCTGACAAGCGGGGAAATGACTTTTTCGGTACAAGCGATGGAAGATTGTAATGTGTTTCGCATCCAGAAGCAGCGCCTGCTTGATATCATGACAAAGAATAATGATTTCTCTAAAATTGTGTTTGAAAGTATCGGAAACCGCATGAAAACTCTATATGACGAAATCAAATCGAAGTCGTCAGATAACGATGAGGAAAATATCTCGCTTTTCCGTACAAAAGTACATACCCTGATGGACTTCCCCACTTTTATCGGTGAAGATGATACAATTCTGCAAGCTGCACAGTTAATGAAAGAAAGAAATACATACGGGTTGGTTACAGTCGATACGAACGGTAAAATGAAAGGAATCCTTACTCAGAGAGAGATTCTCTCCTATCTTACTGAGCCGGCTGGATCTGAGAAAGTGCAGGATTGGATGAAACGCAACCCTTTCTGGATCAGAGATGAGTCATTCGCATACGAGGCCTTGTCTTATTTTAAACACGAGGAAGTGGATTTTGTGCCTATCATCCGGAATGATTCTGTAGTAGGCGTGCTTACTAGCAGCTCATTCCTGAATATTCAGGATTCAAATTACCTCGATCTATCCTACCGGATTCAAAAAGCAGTCAGTAAGGAAGAATTGGTTCAATTGGCTACGGTCAAAAGTGAGACCTTCCAGCAATTCATCGGAGACCTTCTCCTTCAGGACAGCCCGGGATATGATGTATGTGAAGTCATCAGCAATTACAATGACCGCCTGCACCGAAAGATCATCCAATTAACGGAGAAGGAAATGCGGGAAGAAGGATTTGGACGTGCACCCATCAACTATTGCTTCATTGTTATGGGAAGCCAGGGACGGAGTGAGCAGGGATTTCATACGGATCAGGATAATGGAATCATATTGGATGACTACAGCCACCTATCAGATACGAAAAGAGTGGATACGTACTTTCAAGCCTTTACTGAAAAGTTAAATCATAAACTTGCGGCATGCGGGTTCCCTGAGTGTACAGGCGGAATCATGGCAAAAGAACAGAAATGGAAACGATCCTACACTGACTGGAAAAAAGCGATTGATGAATGGCTGCATGAAATGGACGCACAAGAAGTCCAGAATACCACGATGTTTTATGATTTCCGGCCGATCTATGGTGATTATTCAATTGCTGAGGAAATCCGTAACTATCTGGCTGAAAAATCAAAGCGCTCCCTCAACATGCAGCAGCTTCTTAGAAAAGATGCATTACGCTTCAAGCTCCCTGTCGGACCCCTTGGCAGGGTCAACCTAAAACCCAAGAATCACTTATTCAACATCAAGAAGTCGGGTCTCCTGCAAATTGTCAACATGATAAGGATTCACAGCGTCAAATATGGTGTGAAAGAGGTAAATACCATAAAGAGAGTAAATGCACTGAAGAATATGCAGGCTTTTCACCCCAGGGATGCAGAGAATGTAAAGATGGCGATGCACATTCTTTTAAGCCTTCGCACAAAACAAAACCTGAAAGAGTTAAAAGAAGGCAAACTGCTTAGTAATGACATTGATGTCCGTGAATTGTCAAAAGAAGAAAGACAAAGATTGAAGGAAGCCATCCAGATCGCAAACCGATTACAGCAAGTGATGGAAATAAGCTTTAACAGAAATCGGGTGGTTTGA
- a CDS encoding HAD-IIIA family hydrolase, which produces MNKAVFLDRDGVINEVKSKRVKFVNKPEQFYFLEGVKEAVKLLTDEGFHLFVVTNQGGVGLGYLSHEHLQSIHDYMVAELETAGGKIHEVSCCTHKPHEGCACRKPEPGMMVELSKKYDLDLSSSFMIGDREPDIEAGRKAGCKTILISDAASPLYDADYVFKSLSDAAAFVADLSNS; this is translated from the coding sequence TTGAATAAAGCGGTATTTCTTGATCGTGACGGGGTTATTAATGAAGTAAAATCGAAACGGGTAAAGTTTGTAAACAAGCCGGAGCAGTTTTATTTCCTAGAAGGTGTAAAGGAAGCAGTCAAATTATTGACTGATGAAGGTTTTCATTTATTTGTCGTTACCAACCAAGGCGGAGTTGGTCTTGGATACTTATCACATGAACATTTACAATCCATCCATGATTATATGGTCGCGGAACTTGAGACAGCGGGGGGGAAAATCCATGAAGTTTCCTGCTGCACCCACAAACCTCATGAAGGCTGTGCTTGCAGAAAGCCGGAACCTGGAATGATGGTGGAGCTCTCAAAGAAATACGATCTCGATCTTTCATCTTCGTTTATGATTGGTGACAGAGAGCCGGATATAGAGGCTGGACGTAAAGCTGGGTGTAAAACCATATTAATTTCCGATGCCGCTTCCCCCCTTTATGATGCTGATTATGTCTTTAAGTCTTTATCTGATGCAGCTGCATTTGTGGCAGACTTATCAAATTCATAG
- a CDS encoding class I SAM-dependent rRNA methyltransferase, protein MTTEITLKANPKYIKQFIKGFPLLNKENVSSPVDSLNEGDIINLVDTSRNFIARGYYGKQNKGLGWLVSWKEHEPIDQEFFNRKFQNAVNQRLHFFYDEQTTAFRVFNSEGDGFGGITVDYFEGYYLIQWYSKGAYSFKEDIVSVIKKLPNYKGLYQKKRFSVEGKYVDEDDFVHGERPSFPLLVKENGVNFAIYLNDGAMVGVFLDQRDVRKLIRDKYAEGKKVLNTFSYTGAFSVFAALGGASETTSVDLANRSLSKTIEQFSINGIDYEAQNIVVEDVFKYFKFAVKKELTFDMVILDPPSFARSKKHTFSASKDYKDLLKEAIAITEKNGVIVASTNCSTFNMKKFKGFIDTAFKETSGTYQLLEEFTLPEDFKTINQYKQGDYLKVVFIQKR, encoded by the coding sequence ATGACGACTGAAATCACCTTGAAAGCTAACCCTAAATACATAAAACAATTTATAAAAGGATTCCCTTTATTAAACAAGGAGAATGTCAGTTCACCAGTGGACAGCCTCAATGAAGGAGACATCATTAACCTTGTCGATACCAGTAGAAATTTCATCGCAAGAGGATATTACGGCAAACAGAACAAAGGGCTCGGCTGGCTTGTAAGCTGGAAAGAACATGAACCGATCGATCAGGAATTTTTCAACCGAAAGTTTCAAAACGCAGTCAATCAACGGCTTCATTTTTTTTATGATGAACAAACAACAGCGTTCCGTGTGTTTAACAGTGAAGGGGACGGTTTTGGAGGAATCACGGTTGATTACTTTGAAGGATACTATCTTATCCAATGGTACAGTAAGGGTGCCTACTCATTTAAAGAAGATATCGTCTCCGTGATAAAAAAGCTTCCTAATTATAAAGGTCTTTATCAGAAGAAGCGATTTTCCGTTGAAGGGAAGTATGTGGATGAAGATGACTTCGTTCATGGCGAACGTCCTTCCTTCCCTTTACTGGTAAAGGAAAACGGCGTCAACTTTGCCATCTACCTGAATGACGGTGCAATGGTCGGTGTTTTCCTGGATCAGCGGGATGTGAGAAAGCTGATCCGTGATAAATATGCTGAGGGTAAAAAGGTTCTAAATACCTTTTCCTATACAGGAGCTTTTTCTGTATTCGCTGCCCTTGGTGGTGCCTCAGAAACAACTAGTGTGGACTTAGCTAATCGAAGCCTGAGTAAAACGATTGAACAATTCAGCATCAACGGGATTGATTACGAGGCACAAAATATTGTCGTAGAGGATGTATTCAAGTACTTTAAATTTGCTGTGAAGAAAGAACTTACTTTTGATATGGTCATCCTTGATCCTCCAAGTTTTGCGCGTTCCAAAAAGCACACTTTTTCAGCCTCTAAAGACTACAAGGACTTACTTAAAGAAGCTATCGCCATCACAGAAAAGAATGGAGTGATTGTGGCTTCGACAAATTGCAGCACCTTCAATATGAAGAAATTCAAAGGGTTCATAGATACGGCTTTCAAAGAAACCAGCGGAACATATCAGCTGCTGGAGGAGTTTACACTTCCTGAAGATTTTAAAACAATCAACCAATACAAACAAGGTGATTACCTTAAGGTCGTATTTATTCAAAAACGTTGA
- a CDS encoding alpha/beta hydrolase: protein MSNFTNKPALFWSGLILASLFIIIVLSKTSNVQSSEKALTEVERYPTVFVHGYKGTYNSFKTMLDRFEHHHGWGKKTLEIYVSRNGSVSYKGTIPENPSAPPLVQVVFEDNRAALDKQAIWLENAMKLLHHRFDVENVNMIGHSMGGLATTKYLENAHGQDFLPKTYKFISIATPFLGVTKDSYDQINTGAAVIDLKPNSKAIEHLYHNRHLIDSSIKVLSIAGSGDDIVNVPSALASEKIFDRNEFMSKIVYDPSISHSGLHETTKVDRLAGDFLWGK from the coding sequence TTGTCAAACTTCACGAATAAACCTGCATTATTTTGGAGCGGACTTATATTAGCCTCTCTTTTCATCATAATTGTTTTATCCAAGACATCTAATGTACAATCAAGCGAAAAAGCATTAACAGAGGTTGAACGATATCCGACCGTGTTTGTACACGGATACAAAGGAACATACAATTCGTTCAAAACAATGCTTGACCGCTTCGAGCATCATCACGGCTGGGGGAAAAAGACGTTAGAAATTTATGTTTCCAGGAATGGCAGTGTATCCTATAAGGGAACGATTCCTGAAAATCCTTCTGCGCCGCCTCTCGTACAGGTGGTGTTCGAGGATAATCGGGCAGCATTGGATAAACAAGCAATATGGCTGGAAAATGCAATGAAACTTTTGCATCACCGCTTTGATGTGGAGAATGTCAATATGATCGGTCATTCAATGGGCGGCTTGGCCACAACCAAGTATCTGGAAAACGCACACGGTCAAGACTTTCTGCCAAAAACATATAAATTCATTTCCATTGCCACACCTTTTCTGGGAGTGACAAAAGATTCATATGACCAAATCAACACCGGTGCTGCAGTGATTGACTTAAAGCCAAATTCTAAAGCAATCGAACACCTGTATCATAATCGCCATTTAATTGATTCATCAATCAAAGTATTATCCATAGCGGGTTCTGGTGACGATATAGTGAATGTACCAAGCGCGCTTGCAAGCGAAAAAATCTTTGATCGAAATGAATTTATGTCTAAAATCGTTTATGACCCTTCTATTTCCCACAGCGGACTGCATGAGACCACAAAAGTCGACCGGCTTGCAGGTGATTTTTTATGGGGGAAATAA
- a CDS encoding aminopeptidase, translated as MNAHYKENLERYADLIVQVGLNLQKDQELLISAPIAAYEFVRQITAKAYEAGALHVMTDFHDEELKKIRLEKSSEEGLKVFPHWKQKGYIEMAENNVALLNLIAPNPSLLKQADPGRVALLNKVAAEASKEFSAYIGGGKISWLIAAYPTEEWAQSVFPESDRTEAVEKLWENIFYTTKTDRGQTVERWEQHISNLNERASLLNQSQFKKLHYKGPGTDLTIGFHPKTKWISAQFTNDKGIPFVPNLPTEEVFTIPDKTSVNGVVSSTKPLNYGGTLIKDFSLTFKEGKVVDFSAREGYETLKNLLAADEGASYLGEVALVPHDSPISNTNIIFNNTLFDENASCHIALGRALSVCVENGKEMSQEELNDIGFNESMIHVDFMIGSRDLHIDGEKADGTLQPIFRNGDWV; from the coding sequence ATGAACGCACATTACAAAGAGAATTTAGAAAGATATGCCGATCTCATTGTACAGGTTGGACTGAACCTGCAAAAAGATCAGGAATTATTAATTTCCGCTCCTATTGCAGCCTATGAATTCGTTCGTCAAATTACAGCAAAAGCATATGAAGCCGGAGCTCTACATGTCATGACAGATTTCCATGATGAAGAGTTAAAGAAGATACGGCTGGAGAAATCCAGTGAGGAAGGTTTAAAGGTATTTCCTCATTGGAAACAAAAAGGATATATTGAGATGGCGGAGAACAACGTTGCCTTATTGAACCTTATTGCGCCCAACCCTTCTCTACTCAAACAAGCAGATCCCGGCAGAGTCGCATTATTGAATAAGGTAGCTGCAGAAGCATCCAAGGAATTCTCAGCTTATATTGGAGGCGGAAAAATAAGCTGGCTGATTGCAGCTTATCCAACCGAGGAATGGGCGCAGAGTGTTTTTCCTGAGTCCGATCGTACAGAGGCAGTCGAAAAGCTTTGGGAAAACATTTTTTATACTACCAAAACAGACCGCGGCCAAACAGTTGAACGATGGGAGCAGCACATTAGTAACCTGAATGAAAGAGCCAGCCTGCTGAATCAGTCACAGTTTAAAAAACTTCATTATAAGGGACCAGGAACAGATTTGACGATTGGATTCCATCCTAAAACAAAATGGATCAGTGCCCAATTTACAAATGATAAGGGAATTCCATTTGTCCCTAACCTGCCAACGGAAGAAGTCTTTACTATCCCTGATAAAACAAGCGTAAACGGCGTAGTGAGCTCAACAAAACCACTCAATTATGGGGGGACACTTATTAAAGACTTCTCGTTGACTTTCAAAGAAGGGAAAGTAGTGGACTTTTCTGCAAGGGAAGGATATGAAACACTTAAAAATCTTTTAGCGGCAGATGAAGGTGCCTCTTATTTGGGAGAAGTTGCCCTTGTACCACATGACTCCCCTATCTCTAATACAAATATCATTTTTAATAACACGCTGTTCGATGAGAATGCATCTTGTCATATCGCGCTTGGAAGGGCTCTGTCCGTTTGTGTGGAAAATGGGAAAGAAATGAGTCAGGAAGAATTGAATGATATCGGATTTAATGAGAGCATGATACACGTAGATTTCATGATAGGGTCCAGAGATTTACATATCGATGGAGAAAAAGCAGACGGTACTTTACAGCCAATTTTCCGGAACGGCGATTGGGTTTAA
- a CDS encoding DUF421 domain-containing protein, whose amino-acid sequence MAVIWDYSFSYPADSRKRVCDRVHFALGACVYSKVQNGAFKIKGVMEVDLDLIWKAILVVLGGTLLLRIAGRKSISQMSLAQVVIMVGIGSLLVQPIVGKSIWSTLMVGLVLVLSLVVVEYLQIKVDWIEKFITGRAKILVKNGELQTDNLKKLRLTVDQLEMKLRQNQIRSLSDVEEVTLEPNGQVGFILKENNQPSTKSEIHLLKQEIHALRLMVENVSLVNTSRITPSISVSEAVSSSTIHQENDLFSEVETGTHMIEPPEELK is encoded by the coding sequence GTGGCTGTAATCTGGGACTATAGTTTTTCTTATCCAGCTGACAGCCGAAAAAGAGTGTGTGATCGTGTTCATTTTGCACTTGGTGCTTGTGTATACAGCAAAGTTCAGAATGGAGCCTTCAAGATAAAGGGAGTGATGGAAGTGGACTTGGATTTAATATGGAAAGCCATACTTGTGGTGCTTGGAGGAACACTCCTGTTGAGAATTGCTGGCAGGAAATCCATTTCTCAAATGTCTCTTGCCCAGGTTGTCATTATGGTGGGAATAGGATCGCTTTTGGTTCAGCCGATTGTGGGAAAAAGCATATGGTCTACCCTGATGGTGGGATTGGTATTGGTGCTCTCTCTGGTCGTGGTTGAATATCTGCAAATAAAGGTGGATTGGATAGAAAAGTTCATCACAGGAAGAGCAAAGATCCTGGTAAAAAATGGAGAGTTACAGACAGATAACCTTAAAAAGCTTCGACTCACTGTCGACCAATTGGAAATGAAATTGAGGCAGAATCAAATCCGATCTCTTTCGGATGTTGAGGAAGTCACGTTAGAGCCAAATGGGCAGGTGGGATTTATCCTCAAAGAAAATAATCAGCCTTCGACAAAAAGTGAAATTCATCTATTGAAACAAGAAATCCATGCATTAAGATTAATGGTTGAAAATGTATCACTGGTGAATACAAGCCGTATTACACCTTCCATAAGCGTGTCAGAAGCTGTTTCCTCATCAACAATTCATCAAGAAAACGATTTGTTCAGTGAAGTCGAGACGGGGACACATATGATTGAACCCCCTGAAGAATTGAAATAA
- a CDS encoding helix-turn-helix transcriptional regulator, with product MNIGSKIRFHRQKRNLTQEELSKGIISVSYLSKLENNQVTPSDDIIGLLCERLGVSSLQSDGQELNQLLEKWNHSLLWKNLQEAESYHEQIKTQLEDTDNLTPQLYYQILCIRFELIHSKLDQARNHIIHIHNHYRELSDTLRFYYHKYKGNYYYLLQQYEKARTELKEAETYYVLGSVVNEEERADLYYLFSLVLTRLNVYRLAIYYGEKSLSIFQGVYFQKRCAEVHLLLGICYRRIRYSEEALKHYEWANFISSSINYNSLSSMVEQNLGYLKSVMNKSEEAILHYSRSIELKESDMEGKLNSILALVKEYFKLNQFNQVRYWLPKGLELCSRDVFPDKYYQLSYYDYALNDFANGFEYFMKEHTLPYFKENGELLLYAEYSKFLGQYYQGIRKYKNAAFHLKEANSIYEDMLSL from the coding sequence ATGAATATCGGTTCAAAAATCCGCTTCCATAGACAAAAAAGAAATTTAACCCAGGAGGAACTATCAAAAGGGATCATTTCCGTCTCTTATCTTTCTAAACTGGAAAACAACCAGGTCACCCCTTCTGATGACATTATTGGTTTATTATGTGAACGTTTGGGAGTGTCCTCACTGCAAAGCGACGGACAGGAACTGAATCAGCTGCTTGAAAAGTGGAATCATTCATTATTATGGAAGAACCTCCAGGAGGCGGAATCCTACCATGAACAGATAAAAACACAGCTGGAGGACACAGATAATTTGACTCCTCAGCTTTATTATCAAATTCTGTGCATTCGCTTTGAATTGATTCACTCCAAGCTCGATCAAGCAAGAAACCATATCATACACATTCATAATCATTATAGAGAATTATCAGATACACTGAGATTTTATTATCACAAGTACAAAGGCAATTATTATTACTTGCTTCAACAATATGAGAAAGCACGAACTGAACTAAAAGAGGCCGAAACTTATTATGTTTTAGGCAGTGTGGTGAATGAAGAAGAAAGAGCGGACCTTTATTATTTATTCAGTTTGGTGTTAACACGTTTAAATGTGTACAGGCTTGCGATTTACTATGGTGAAAAATCATTATCCATATTTCAAGGAGTTTACTTCCAAAAGCGGTGTGCCGAAGTTCACTTGCTGCTTGGTATTTGCTACCGGCGAATCAGGTACAGTGAAGAAGCACTCAAACATTATGAATGGGCAAATTTTATCAGCAGTTCAATCAATTACAACAGTCTCAGCTCTATGGTGGAACAAAACCTGGGGTATTTAAAATCGGTAATGAATAAAAGCGAAGAAGCTATCCTTCACTATTCAAGAAGCATTGAACTGAAAGAATCCGATATGGAAGGAAAGTTAAACTCCATTTTAGCTCTTGTAAAGGAGTACTTTAAGTTAAACCAATTCAACCAGGTGCGGTATTGGCTCCCAAAGGGTTTGGAATTGTGTTCGAGAGACGTGTTTCCTGATAAATATTATCAACTTTCCTATTATGATTATGCCTTGAATGATTTCGCAAATGGGTTTGAATATTTTATGAAGGAACATACATTGCCCTACTTTAAAGAAAATGGTGAACTACTTTTATATGCCGAGTATTCGAAATTCCTTGGTCAATATTACCAGGGAATCAGAAAATATAAAAATGCAGCTTTTCATTTAAAGGAAGCTAATTCCATTTATGAAGATATGCTGTCCTTATAG
- the ltaE gene encoding low-specificity L-threonine aldolase: MIDLRSDTVTKPTMEMRQAAFEAEVGDDVYGEDPTVTRLEQEAARILGKEAALFVTSGTQGNQIAVLTHTRPGNEIILEENSHIFYYESGAVAALAGVQTRTIPGLKGEMNPEAVKKAIRDEDQHFPETGLICLENTHNRAGGAIISPENMEAIHSIARNNSVPVHVDGARLFNAAAGSGKDVKEFTKHCDTVQVCLSKGLGAPVGSIIAGDETFIKRARKWRKRLGGGLRQVGIIAAPGLVALTTMRERLVEDHEKAAVLKDALQSVKGIKVVNDVDTNIVVADIQDSGLSTEGFVELLKDKGIMIGGFGPDTVRFTTHYDVSMDEVEKVAKILKSL; encoded by the coding sequence ATGATCGATTTAAGAAGTGATACAGTAACCAAACCAACCATGGAAATGAGGCAGGCTGCATTTGAAGCTGAAGTGGGGGATGATGTATACGGGGAAGATCCCACAGTAACAAGGTTAGAGCAGGAAGCTGCCCGCATATTGGGAAAAGAAGCGGCACTCTTTGTTACAAGCGGGACACAAGGGAATCAAATAGCCGTTTTGACACATACCCGTCCTGGGAATGAAATCATACTAGAAGAAAATTCCCATATTTTTTATTATGAATCGGGTGCGGTTGCAGCTTTGGCTGGTGTTCAGACCAGGACAATACCAGGTCTAAAAGGAGAAATGAATCCTGAAGCAGTGAAAAAAGCGATCAGGGATGAGGATCAACATTTTCCTGAAACGGGCTTGATCTGTCTCGAAAATACCCATAATCGTGCAGGAGGAGCAATCATTTCCCCAGAGAACATGGAAGCTATCCATTCAATTGCCAGAAATAATTCTGTTCCCGTTCACGTAGATGGCGCAAGACTTTTTAATGCTGCAGCCGGGAGTGGAAAGGATGTAAAGGAATTCACCAAACATTGTGATACTGTGCAGGTTTGCTTATCGAAGGGTTTGGGAGCACCAGTTGGATCCATCATTGCAGGGGATGAAACATTCATTAAGCGGGCAAGAAAGTGGAGGAAGAGACTTGGGGGTGGTTTGAGACAAGTGGGAATCATTGCTGCTCCCGGCCTGGTGGCGCTGACAACCATGAGGGAGCGATTGGTGGAAGACCATGAAAAGGCCGCGGTCCTCAAAGATGCTTTGCAAAGCGTCAAAGGAATCAAGGTGGTGAATGATGTTGACACCAATATAGTAGTTGCAGATATTCAGGACAGTGGACTTTCAACTGAAGGTTTTGTAGAACTCCTTAAAGACAAGGGAATAATGATAGGTGGTTTCGGACCGGATACTGTAAGATTTACCACTCATTATGATGTAAGTATGGATGAAGTGGAAAAGGTGGCAAAGATCCTTAAATCCCTTTAA
- a CDS encoding YckD family protein: MKKFIFTLVTVCLLSFSLHGYASAEGQQLTPQKVNLSDTQKQELDKLHKQLFTTKKELINKYVEYGVFTQEQGDMMLKKMEERYQKLKENGYMMRWHHHQGKMPQPQKNN; encoded by the coding sequence ATGAAAAAATTTATTTTCACACTAGTCACGGTCTGTCTCCTAAGCTTTAGCTTACATGGATATGCTTCTGCTGAAGGTCAACAGCTCACTCCTCAGAAAGTCAATCTGTCGGACACTCAGAAACAAGAACTGGACAAATTGCATAAGCAGCTATTCACTACAAAAAAGGAACTAATCAATAAGTATGTAGAGTACGGCGTTTTCACCCAAGAACAAGGCGATATGATGCTTAAGAAAATGGAAGAACGCTATCAAAAACTTAAAGAAAATGGTTATATGATGAGATGGCATCATCATCAGGGAAAAATGCCTCAACCTCAAAAGAACAATTAA
- a CDS encoding sporulation protein, with product MLEKFLSSIGIGHVKVDTVVGKASIKQGEIIKGDVIIEGGKADQPINEVQLLLLHKYEEDKEDSDFPYHEKELKTIILNDIGTIKAGEKKSISFQFPTEINHPKTTETDQTILRTTVDIPQAVDPTDEDRIIVS from the coding sequence ATGCTAGAAAAATTTTTATCCAGTATCGGGATCGGGCATGTAAAAGTAGATACCGTCGTAGGAAAAGCGTCCATTAAACAAGGCGAAATTATCAAAGGGGACGTCATCATAGAAGGGGGAAAGGCTGATCAGCCGATCAATGAAGTTCAATTGCTTCTTCTGCATAAATACGAAGAAGATAAAGAGGACAGTGACTTTCCCTACCACGAAAAAGAGCTGAAGACCATCATACTAAATGATATCGGAACGATAAAAGCCGGGGAGAAAAAATCAATCAGCTTTCAATTCCCAACAGAGATCAATCATCCTAAAACAACTGAGACTGATCAAACCATCTTAAGGACAACAGTGGATATTCCCCAGGCTGTCGATCCGACAGATGAAGACCGTATCATAGTGAGTTAA